Part of the Synergistaceae bacterium genome is shown below.
CTTATCTTAGGAGTATTGATTCCGGCGATCCACCCATATGCTTTGATGATCATCGCTCTTGTCGTTATGAAAATCTGTAACATCGTTCCTGTGGAAATCCAGTTTATCGCTCAAAAATGGTACGCCCTCGTTTCTCAAACCATGACCTACGCACTTATGGTGGGGTGCGGCATAGCGCTTCTCAGCATTCAGGAACTGCTGGGCGCACTGGGAACGGTCTCCTTCTTTGTCATTTGCCTGGCAGTGGTGGCCACGGCCGCTTTCGCCGCAGGCGCGGTCGGAATGCTCGTGAAATTTTACTTTGTCGAGTCGGCCCTCACCGCGGGGCTTTGTATGGCAAATCAGGGAGGGACTGGTGATGTCGCCTGCCTGTCTGCCGCGCATCGAATGAATTTGATGCCCTTCGCGCAAATGTCCTCCCGCCTGGGCGGCGCTCTGATACTGATTATTCAAAGTATTCTCTTACGCATGTTTTTTTAAAAGAGGCGTGTGTGATAAATTCTCTCATTAAATAAATACAAAAGGAGTTGAGAGATTTTGGCGACGACTGAACTTTTTGGAAGGGCTGGAACTCTGGAGTCCTGTGACCTGATGGCAACGGTTTATCTGGACAAGGGGAAACAGGGTCTGGAGATAGAAATCCACAGCCCTGCTTTGGAGATGTTCGGCAAAGCGATAGAGGATGCCACAAAAGAGGTTCTTGCGGAACTTCGTGTGGAAAATGCTCTGGTTCAAATTCAGGACCGGGGCGCGCTGGACTTTACGGTTCGCGCCAGAGTTGAAGCCGCGGCGCGGCGGGCACTTGCGCTGAAAAAGGGGGTGTGAGCGATGGGAGACAACAAACTGCGTCGAAGCGGCCTTTACATTCCCGGAAGCAATCCCGCAATGATGTTCAACGCAGCGCTCTATGGGGCGGATACTATAGCGCTTGACCTCGAAGACTCCATCGCGGTGAACGAAAAGGACGCGACGAGAATCCTCGTGCGAAATGCGCTGCGCCGAATCGATTTCGAAAACACGGAAATAACTGTGCGCATCAACGCACTGACGACTCCCTTTGCTGTGGAGGATTTGGAAACCATTATTCCCTGCGCTCCTGCGGGCATCCGTCTTCCTAAAGCCGAAAGTGCGGAATATGTTCAAAAAGCGGATCAATTGATCGGCGAAATAGAAGAAAAAAATAATCTGCCCAGGGGAAGCACAAAACTGATGCTGCTGATAGAAACGGCAAACGGAATTTACAATTTAGAGGAAATTGCAGAGGCCAGTTCCCGAACGGTCAGCCTTGAGTTCGGCGCCGAAGACTACGCAACCGATCTGCGGGCAAAAAGAACACTCAATCCCTCAGAATTTACTTATGCTCGTGAAAAAATAGTTGTTGTCGCCAGAAAAATTGGTATTCAGGCCCTGGATACGGTTTATTCGGACATCAATAACGACGAGGGACTCACTGAAGAATCGGTATATGTCATGAATATGGGTTATGACGGAAAATTCGCCATTCACCCCCGTCAGGTCGGAATTATCAACAAAGTTTTCACTCCGTCAGACAGAGAGATTGAACATGCGCTGAGAGTTCTCGAGGCTATCGAGGAAGCAAACCGGCGACAGGCTGGAGTTGTTTCTCTGAACGGAAAAATGATCGACGCTCCGGTTGAGATTCGCGCCAGAAAGGTCATTGAGATGGCACAGGCCGCAGGCGTTAAACTGGAGACGAGGTGAAATCAATGTTGAAGAACTCGATCGGTCGTCTGATTCCGGAAGAGCTGGAAGGGTACGGCAAAGTCAAGCCTTTTGCAGGCGCTTACGCCACTGTGCCGGAGGGAAACAAAGCTCCCGTAAAAATTCCGTGTCACCGCGCCTCCGAAAGCGACAAACTTCTCCCTTCTATTGAAGAGGCCCTGAAGCGCGCCGGAATACGTGATGGAATGACATTGTCCTTCCATCACCACATGCGGGATGGAGATTTGGTGATGGAGCAGGTTTTTGACGTCATCCGAAAACTGGGAATCAGGGATTTGCGTCTGGCACCCTCCGCTGTTTTCCCCTGTCAGAAGTTTTTATGTGAAGATATTGAACGGGGAATCGTTCGTCGTATTTCCGGCGGAATTGACGGAATTGTCGGACGTGCCATATCCGCCGGAAAGCTCCGGGAACCTTTCGTGGCCCGGTCACACGGCGGACGGGTGAGGGCAATCGAAGCGGGAGACGAGCCTGTCGATATTGCCATCATCGCAGCACCCACAGCTGACGCGGCAGGAAATATCAACGGCACCGGCGGCCCTTCTGCCTGCGGCGCCCTGGGGTATCCGATGGTCGATGCCGAATACGCCAAAACCGTCATTGCCGTGACGGACAATCTTGTAGATTTTCCTGCCGCACCGATATCGATCCCCCACAGCAAGGTGGACTGGGTGGTAAAAATCGACAAAATAGGAATACCGGAAAAAATCGTTTCCGGCACTTTAAAAATTACCCGTGATCCGATTCGACTGCGTATTGCCGAAACGGCAGCCCAGGTTATTGAACATTCGGGCTTCTTTCAAAATGGATTTTCCTTCCAGGCCGGTGCGGGTGGAACCTCTCTGGCCGCGGCGGCATACGTCCGGGAAAAAATGAAACGGAACGGTATTACAGGAAGCTTCGGTTCGGGAGGAATTACGGGATATTTTGTCGATATGCTTGAAGAAGGACTTTTCAGAACTTTGCTTGATACGCAGTCGTTCGACCTGAAAGCCGTGGCTTCTCTGGCTCGAAACCCCGGTCATTTGGAGATGAGCGCCGGACATTACGCCAATCTTCATACCAAAGGCTGCGTCGCCTCGATGCTGGATTTTGTCGTTCTGGGCGCCACGGAAATAGACACGGATTTCAACGTCAACGTCACTTCTGAAGCCGACGGCGTGATGTTACACGGAATCGGCGGACATCAGGATACGGCTGCCGGGGCTAAAGTGTCGATCATTGTTACCCCGCTTCTGCGGGGCCGCATCCCTATGATCGTAGATCGTGTCAATCTGGTTTCGTCGCCGGGTGAGACGATCGACGTCATTGTGACCGAACGAGGTATTGCCGTCAATCCGCTGAAAAAGGAACTGACGGAAAACCTTCGTAAAGGTGGACTGCCCATCGTGGATATTCGAGACCTGAAGAAGATGGCGGAAAATATCAGCGGAAAACCCGCTCCGGTTCAAATGGGAGAAAAAATAGTCGGTCTCGTAGAATATCGGGATGGAACGATCCTGGATGTGATTTACCAGAAAAATTCTTAGAGACGTGAAGATTCAGGCAGGGCAATATTTCTGTTGACATGACTCAAAAAACGGGGCCTTCTCCTTTGGTTTGGGAAAAGGCTCCGTTTCATAAAGAGGCCGTCCGTTGCAACGGGAATTTTCAACCTTTTGACTAGTCTTCTCCAATCCAACGGCCCGCAAAGAGGTCCAGGAGAATGAGACAGCCGGATCCCACCATCAAAATCGTTCCAAACGCTCGAACCATAAGCGGAATACGGGGCAAATCCATGGTTAGAAACGCCGTGCAGTTGATGGGATACCGGCACCACCGGGATACGGTTTCAATCCAGGGAACCCAGGCTTTGAAATTGCTCAGGTCCAAACCGGAAAACACCCACCCCAGCAAAAAAGCCCAAAAAGGCAGAGAACGAGGGAGAGGCAGCCCCCCCAGATAGTGGTCGAAAATCACAAGAGAACCGTTGCCCGCGTCTCTCAGCGCGTAATACCAGAAGATCAAAAGCGACGCGACGCCCCAGTAAATCGCCGACTGAAGGAAAGAGCCATTCTGACGTCCCCAGGCCACGGCGACCTCCGTGGCGTTGACCACCAGCAGCAACAGCAGCCCCAGTTTCATCCCCGGATAGAACGCCAACAGAGAAACTCCGCTCCTTGTACGGGACCTCCCATGTCTTCGTCGGGAGCCTCGCCGTACACGCCCGTCTTCGAGGCTTTGCTTGATAAGCAGGTATTTTTCGTATTCTTCCCGGTTACCGGTCATTCCGGAATTCCAGAAATTTTGTGATTCGTCTTCCTGCTCGTATGATTCGTATTCGCGTCGCTTACGGCCGAACATGACTCTGCCTCCTAAAAAAATTTTTGACACAACAGACCGAGAAAAACAAGAATTACCAGTCCCCCTGAAATCTGCAGACGATTGATGCGCAGCGTACAAAACGCGGTCAGCAGAGGTGGAATTGCCGCAAAAAGAAAAATGTTCT
Proteins encoded:
- a CDS encoding 2-hydroxycarboxylate transporter family protein; its protein translation is LILGVLIPAIHPYALMIIALVVMKICNIVPVEIQFIAQKWYALVSQTMTYALMVGCGIALLSIQELLGALGTVSFFVICLAVVATAAFAAGAVGMLVKFYFVESALTAGLCMANQGGTGDVACLSAAHRMNLMPFAQMSSRLGGALILIIQSILLRMFF
- the citD gene encoding citrate lyase acyl carrier protein, translating into MATTELFGRAGTLESCDLMATVYLDKGKQGLEIEIHSPALEMFGKAIEDATKEVLAELRVENALVQIQDRGALDFTVRARVEAAARRALALKKGV
- a CDS encoding HpcH/HpaI aldolase/citrate lyase family protein, which produces MGDNKLRRSGLYIPGSNPAMMFNAALYGADTIALDLEDSIAVNEKDATRILVRNALRRIDFENTEITVRINALTTPFAVEDLETIIPCAPAGIRLPKAESAEYVQKADQLIGEIEEKNNLPRGSTKLMLLIETANGIYNLEEIAEASSRTVSLEFGAEDYATDLRAKRTLNPSEFTYAREKIVVVARKIGIQALDTVYSDINNDEGLTEESVYVMNMGYDGKFAIHPRQVGIINKVFTPSDREIEHALRVLEAIEEANRRQAGVVSLNGKMIDAPVEIRARKVIEMAQAAGVKLETR
- the citF gene encoding citrate lyase subunit alpha, with the protein product MLKNSIGRLIPEELEGYGKVKPFAGAYATVPEGNKAPVKIPCHRASESDKLLPSIEEALKRAGIRDGMTLSFHHHMRDGDLVMEQVFDVIRKLGIRDLRLAPSAVFPCQKFLCEDIERGIVRRISGGIDGIVGRAISAGKLREPFVARSHGGRVRAIEAGDEPVDIAIIAAPTADAAGNINGTGGPSACGALGYPMVDAEYAKTVIAVTDNLVDFPAAPISIPHSKVDWVVKIDKIGIPEKIVSGTLKITRDPIRLRIAETAAQVIEHSGFFQNGFSFQAGAGGTSLAAAAYVREKMKRNGITGSFGSGGITGYFVDMLEEGLFRTLLDTQSFDLKAVASLARNPGHLEMSAGHYANLHTKGCVASMLDFVVLGATEIDTDFNVNVTSEADGVMLHGIGGHQDTAAGAKVSIIVTPLLRGRIPMIVDRVNLVSSPGETIDVIVTERGIAVNPLKKELTENLRKGGLPIVDIRDLKKMAENISGKPAPVQMGEKIVGLVEYRDGTILDVIYQKNS